The Manihot esculenta cultivar AM560-2 chromosome 1, M.esculenta_v8, whole genome shotgun sequence genome has a window encoding:
- the LOC122721540 gene encoding F-box/kelch-repeat protein SKIP4 has product MEGGSERINQVEESRAQLLCGLPDDIALFCLARVPRKYHSVLKCVCRSWRDLVCSEEWYAYRSKHNLSETWIYALCRDKYEQICCYALDPALPRRCWKLIQGLPPRCLKRKGMGFEALGKKLYLLGGCGWSEDATDEAYCFDVSRSSWSEAASLSTARCYFACEVLDDKIYAIGGLGSKSSDPHSWDTFDPRRSVWESHSDTNVVPDVEDSIVFDGKIYIRCGASAVSSHVYAVLYEPSNGTWQHADADMASGWRGPAVVVDGALYVLDQSSGTRLMMWQKDKRDWVAVGRLSPLLTRPPCRLVAIGKRIFIIGKGLSTVVFDIEKTGNMEGVMVSSSIPRLNSEDDVISCKCLAL; this is encoded by the exons ATGGAAGGTGGGTCTGAGAGAATCAATCAAGTAGAAGAAAGTCGAGCGCAATTGTTATGTGGCCTTCCAGATGACATTGCTCTTTTCTGCTTGGCAAGAGTGCCTCGCAAGTACCATTCAGTGCTGAAGTGTGTTTGCAGGAGTTGGAGAGATTTGGTGTGCAGTGAAGAGTGGTATGCTTATCGTAGTAAGCACAATTTAAGTGAGACTTGGATATATGCATTGTGTCGTGACAAGTATGAGCAGATATGTTGTTATGCTCTGGACCCTGCTTTGCCTAGAAGGTGTTGGAAGCTCATTCAAGGACTACCACCCCGctgtttgaagagaaaaggcatgGGCTTTGAAGCACTAGGAAAGAAGCTTTACCTGTTAGGCGGCTGTGGTTGGTCAGAGGACGCAACTGATGAGGCCTACTGCTTTGATGTTTCTAGGAGCTCATGGAGTGAAGCTGCTTCTTTGTCCACTGCAAG GTGCTATTTTGCTTGTGAAGTTTTGGATGATAAAATCTATGCCATTGGTGGGTTAGGTTCGAAATCAAGTGATCCACATTCTTGGGACACTTTTGATCCTCGCAGGAGTGTTTGGGAATCACATTCTGATACTAACGTTGTTCCTGATGTCGAGGATTCCATAGTCTTTGATGGGAAGATTTATATTCGATGTGGTGCTTCTGCTGTGTCTTCTCATGTATATGCTGTTCTTTATGAACCTTCAAATGGCACATGGCAGCACGCAGATGCTGATATGGCGTCAGGCTGGCGTGGTCCAGCAGTTGTTGTGGATGGTGCCCTTTATGTCTTGGATCAAAGTTCAGGAACCAGGCTGATGATGTGGCAGAAGGATAAAAGGGATTGGGTGGCAGTTGGAAGACTGTCACCATTACTTACAAGACCTCCTTGTCGGCTTGTAGCAATTGGAAAGAGGATATTTATCATCGGTAAGGGACTTAGCACAGTGGTGTTTGACATTGAGAAAACTGGAAATATGGAAGGGGTAATGGTAAGTTCTTCTATACCCAGATTAAATTCGGAAGATGATGTAATCAGCTGTAAATGTCTTGCATTATGA